In the genome of Streptomyces aquilus, the window CGGCGGCGGTCAGGCGACGGTGCCTGAAGGTGCTGTTCATCGCGGGTTCCTTACGGTTTTCGGTATGCGGGTGCCGAGGCACGGACTTTTCGGGCGGGGCGGTGCCGAGGCAGTGGGGTGCCGGGCGGAAACGGGCACGGCGGAGGGCGCCGTGGTGCGATGGCGTCGAGAAGGAACGTGGGGGAGCCGGGGTCAGGCGGTGCCGGCTCCCGCGGGCCCGGTGCTGGCCCGCAGCGAGATCGGCGGTGTGAGCAGATGGTGGCGGGGCGGTGCGTCGGGCTGGTCCAGCCGCTCGACGAGCAGTTCGACGGCGAGGCGGCCCAGCTCGGCCGCCGGTACGTCCGCCGCGGTGAGCCGCGGGGTCACCGTCTCCGCCCAGCGGCCGGCCACCACTCCGGTGACGGAGAAGTCGCGCGGCACATGGCGGCCCGCTTGGGCGAGCCCCCGGTAGATGCCGCCGAGGGCGGCCTCGTTCAGGGTGACCAGGGCGGTGGTGTCCGGGTCGTCGTGCAGGATGCGCTCCACGCAGCCCTGGCCCGAGGCGGCGTCGTCCCCGCAGCAGTACGTCCGGACCGTCAGCCCGCGCTCGGCCGCGGCCTTGGTGAAGCCGTCGAGGCCGCGGTGCGCGGACTCGTACCCGGCCCGCAGCAGCTGCTCGGGCCGGTTGACGAAGGCGACCCGGCGGTGGCCGAGGTCCGCGAGGTGGTGGACGCAGGCCGCCGCGAGGGCGGTGTGGTCCAGGGCCACCCACCAGGTGCCCTCGGGGTGGGCGGTGCGGCCGATGGCGACGGAGGGGAAGTCCAGCTCGGCCAGGTGATCGACCCGGTCGTCGGCCAGCCTGATCTCCATCAGGATCGCGCCGTCGACCCGCCGCTCCCCCAGCAGCCGCTGGAAGGAACGGTCGCTGTCGACGCCGCTGGGTGACAGCAGCACGTCGTAGTCGTAGGCCGCGGCGGCCTCGACCACGCTGCCGATGAAATCGAGCTGCATGCCCGTGTAGTGGTTCCCGGCCGGCGGGAAGACCAGCCCGATCGTGCTGGTCCGCCCGTTCGCCAGGGCGCGGGCGCTGGCGCTGGGCCGGTAGCCCAGTTCGTCGACGACCTGCTGGATCTTGCGGCGGGTGTCCTCCGAGACCGGACGCTTGCCGCTCAGCGCGTAGGAGACGGTGCTCCGCGAGACACCGGCCCGCCGGGCGATCTCACCGATGTTCACGGGGACTCCTTCGTCGAAGCCGATTCACGTCCGAACCGCTGTCGAACCGGTTCGCGTGAAGTGACGGTAGGAAGGGCCCCGGCGGCTGTCAACACCTCTGACAGCATCGAGAGTTCCTTGTCCCGGGGGATTGCCCGGCCCCTGCCCCGGTGCTAGCTTGCCGAACCGGTTCGACATGAAGATCCTCAGCACCAGTTGACCGCCGCATCCCACGCAGTCGAACCGGTTCGAGTCGCCGAACGCAAGGATTGAGGACGCAATCCATGGCATCCCCCGACAGACCCGCCCGGCGCCACACCCCGCCCGGCCCGCGCCGCGCCTCCGCCGCCGTCGCGCTGACCCTCGGCGCGGGCCTGCTGGCCGCGCCCGCCGTGCCCGCCCAGGCGGCCGAGAGCCCCCAGCCCACCGCCCGCTACACCTTCGACCAGGACGACCTCGCCTCCGGCCGCATCACCGACAGCTCCGGCAACGGCCTCACCGCGACGCTGGTGAACGGCTCCACCGCCCGGTCGGTGGACGGCACCGGCGGCGGCAAGGCCCTCTCCCTGCCCGGCGGAGCGCCCACCTCCGACGGCGCCTACGTCCGACTGCCCCGTGAAGTGGTCGGCGACGCGAACGACCTGACGGTCTCCACCCGGGTGAGGTGGAGCGGCGAGACATCGTCCTGGCAGCGCCTCTTCGACCTGGGCACCAACACCACCAAGTACCTGTTCAGCACCCCGTACAACGGCAACGGACTGTTCCAGACCTCCGTGACGACCGGCGGAGGCGGTGCGGAGACCCAGGTCCGCGGCTACGCGATGCTCCCGGCGGACGAGTGGCGGACGGTCACCGTCACCCTCGACACGACCGCGGGCCGGCTGACCACCTACCTCGACGGCGTCGCGGTCTCCTCCTCCGCGACCGGCATCAAGGCCAAGGACCTGCTGGACGGTTCGGCCACGGCGGCCGGCTACATCGGCAAGTCCTTCTACCCGGACCCGCTCCTCAAGGGCGCCATCGACGACTTCACGGTGTGGCACTCGGCGCTGAACGCCGACCAGGTGGCCGCCCTCGTCGATGCCGGCCCGACCGTCGGCGCGCTCGCGCAGACCTCCTTCGACGTCCGTACGACGACCGGGACCGCCCCGTCGCTCCCCGCCGCCGTCCGCGCCACGTTCTCCGACGGCTACGACCGCGACACGCCGATCGTGTGGGACGCCGTACCGTCCGAGAAGTACGCGCGGCCCGGCACCTTCACCGTGGCGGGCAAGGCGGTCGGGCGGAGCGTCGAGGCGAAGGTCACCGTGGTCCGCGAGGGAGCCCTCACCGTCGACCTCGGCTCGGACACGGGCGCCTTCCACGGCGGCGCCTCCGGCACCCTGTACGGCGTGTACGGACCGGACGTCCCGAC includes:
- a CDS encoding LacI family DNA-binding transcriptional regulator, producing the protein MNIGEIARRAGVSRSTVSYALSGKRPVSEDTRRKIQQVVDELGYRPSASARALANGRTSTIGLVFPPAGNHYTGMQLDFIGSVVEAAAAYDYDVLLSPSGVDSDRSFQRLLGERRVDGAILMEIRLADDRVDHLAELDFPSVAIGRTAHPEGTWWVALDHTALAAACVHHLADLGHRRVAFVNRPEQLLRAGYESAHRGLDGFTKAAAERGLTVRTYCCGDDAASGQGCVERILHDDPDTTALVTLNEAALGGIYRGLAQAGRHVPRDFSVTGVVAGRWAETVTPRLTAADVPAAELGRLAVELLVERLDQPDAPPRHHLLTPPISLRASTGPAGAGTA